From a single Sulfolobus sp. E5-1-F genomic region:
- a CDS encoding TIGR04053 family radical SAM/SPASM domain-containing protein: MPFENSPHLVFWEVTKACPLTCKHCRANAIDKPLPDELNTEESKKLLEDIAKFGKVVIVFTGGDPLSRSDIFELMEYAKSLGLIVSIAPSPSYRLNDETMKMISNYAKYMSISLDGATPQTHDWLRGFGSYKHALRGIELGLKYGIQVQVNTLVWKKSYSELPFLVKTLKEIGVKIWEVFFLIPVGRGVIELDIPKERYKDVIDFLVEVTRYDLVVRTVEAPFFRRAKLEYTSATGNNELVSKLRELLGEPVREIDKSILPTRDGAGVIFVGYNGDVYPSGFLPLYLGNVRKESIVNIYRKSEVLKKIKDGKFEGKCGICKYNNICGGSRARAFAVYNNPFAEDPMCPY, from the coding sequence ATGCCCTTTGAAAACTCTCCACATCTAGTCTTCTGGGAAGTAACTAAGGCTTGTCCATTAACTTGTAAACACTGTAGAGCTAATGCTATAGATAAGCCGTTACCAGATGAGCTTAATACTGAAGAGAGTAAAAAATTACTAGAGGATATAGCGAAATTTGGAAAGGTTGTTATAGTTTTCACTGGTGGTGATCCGTTAAGTAGAAGTGATATTTTTGAACTGATGGAATACGCTAAATCATTAGGATTAATAGTTTCAATAGCACCCTCTCCTTCATATCGTCTAAACGATGAGACAATGAAGATGATAAGCAATTACGCTAAATACATGTCAATTAGCCTAGATGGAGCTACTCCTCAAACCCACGACTGGTTAAGGGGATTTGGTAGTTACAAGCACGCTTTAAGGGGGATTGAGCTTGGACTAAAATACGGGATACAAGTTCAGGTTAATACCCTAGTCTGGAAGAAAAGCTATAGTGAGTTACCTTTTCTAGTAAAAACGCTAAAAGAGATTGGAGTAAAGATTTGGGAGGTGTTCTTTCTAATTCCAGTGGGTAGAGGAGTTATTGAGTTGGACATACCTAAAGAGAGATATAAAGATGTTATAGACTTTCTAGTTGAAGTCACAAGATATGATTTAGTTGTAAGAACTGTTGAGGCACCTTTCTTTAGGAGAGCTAAACTCGAGTATACTTCAGCTACTGGTAACAATGAACTAGTTTCTAAATTACGTGAGCTATTAGGTGAACCAGTAAGGGAAATTGATAAGAGTATTTTGCCTACTAGGGACGGAGCTGGCGTTATCTTTGTCGGTTACAATGGTGATGTCTACCCTAGTGGCTTCTTACCATTATATTTAGGTAATGTTAGAAAGGAAAGTATCGTCAATATCTATAGAAAGTCCGAGGTTTTGAAAAAAATAAAAGATGGAAAATTTGAAGGGAAATGTGGTATTTGCAAGTACAATAATATTTGTGGAGGAAGTAGGGCTAGAGCTTTTGCAGTATATAATAATCCGTTTGCAGAAGATCCGATGTGTCCATATTAA
- a CDS encoding DEAD/DEAH box helicase, producing MPLNELNELIREKLGIETYPYQNYVSEEIKKNLDRKRFILVSMPTGSGKTLIELSVAYYLTKKKVSNIVVLEPTRLLCDQMYQRFWRKVFGDDVGVEYEGNCESFEKGKKIIVSTPFTTAKCLDKADAIIVDEVHHAIGDARYEEVLVDLEPNFLIGFTALLPSYKKYLIDSRLVKLLGQPEYLAYDFKSLSTIDPSFKLPKAIADIFDSEFNNLEDSVYEAFFKGLIKGKKETVKFLELTFYTYGKEAFCESYRRLIGKIEENPYIDSICDSKDLSHKARALRSVLNIYKVEEFKPVLIFTSRKSTAYEFERAISDMGKVKVITGDSPRYERLKVVHDLRKGEIDVLISTIVGEEGIDIPEAKLLIMTDVPQSALRFYQRLGRLIRGKEKEEGESAIKYLVVTLTPKTSEYDNLDEALRNLYLEGVDVSYLIEKREDKGPVARVVDIINKSGGRVLINQIDDTKKRSTLSLLSLLESNESKSHIDEYVDRTLRDGKALYYYDEEMMGKVISQVLLGSYCNIGFGETYMRLCNSEYKKIGEILWKKKGSIKLDKKSSLRLFMKLFLSSNLDEVINELSSKKSEYEKELEGKDYNVEVTMGKVGNGLMAQILISASVDSVTVNPKVQINYYNLKDEKLAKLNSLVIAYNSLVNFYKLTSTSNGKVDSK from the coding sequence GTGCCATTAAATGAGTTAAATGAGCTAATTAGGGAGAAACTTGGCATCGAAACTTATCCTTACCAAAATTACGTTAGTGAAGAAATAAAGAAAAATCTTGATAGAAAAAGATTCATTTTAGTTTCAATGCCTACTGGAAGCGGGAAGACACTAATTGAATTATCCGTTGCCTATTATTTGACGAAGAAGAAGGTTAGTAATATAGTTGTATTAGAACCCACTAGACTTCTATGCGACCAAATGTACCAAAGATTCTGGAGGAAGGTCTTTGGTGATGATGTTGGTGTAGAATATGAGGGAAATTGCGAGTCCTTTGAAAAAGGGAAGAAAATCATAGTGTCAACCCCATTTACAACAGCTAAATGCCTAGATAAAGCTGACGCAATAATAGTCGATGAAGTACATCACGCCATTGGAGATGCAAGATACGAGGAGGTGTTAGTAGATTTAGAGCCTAATTTTTTGATAGGCTTTACTGCCTTACTACCTTCTTATAAAAAGTATCTTATAGACTCCCGATTAGTTAAGTTATTAGGTCAGCCTGAGTATTTAGCCTATGATTTCAAGAGCCTTTCGACAATAGATCCATCTTTTAAGCTTCCTAAAGCAATAGCCGATATCTTCGATTCAGAGTTCAACAACTTAGAGGATTCTGTCTATGAGGCCTTCTTTAAGGGATTAATAAAAGGAAAAAAGGAAACGGTCAAGTTCTTAGAACTCACATTCTACACTTATGGTAAAGAGGCTTTCTGTGAAAGCTATAGAAGACTAATTGGGAAAATAGAGGAGAACCCTTACATTGATTCCATTTGTGACTCAAAAGATTTAAGTCACAAAGCTAGAGCATTGAGGAGTGTCTTAAATATTTATAAGGTTGAGGAATTTAAGCCAGTACTAATATTTACCTCCAGGAAGTCAACAGCGTATGAATTCGAAAGGGCCATCTCAGATATGGGGAAGGTAAAAGTAATAACTGGGGACTCACCTAGATATGAAAGGTTGAAAGTAGTTCACGATCTTAGAAAAGGGGAAATTGACGTTCTAATATCAACAATTGTGGGAGAAGAGGGAATTGATATACCGGAAGCTAAACTATTAATAATGACAGACGTTCCTCAAAGCGCATTGAGGTTTTATCAAAGATTGGGAAGACTAATAAGAGGAAAGGAAAAAGAGGAAGGGGAATCAGCTATAAAATATTTAGTTGTAACGTTAACTCCAAAAACTTCAGAATATGACAATCTAGATGAGGCATTAAGGAATCTTTACTTAGAGGGAGTTGATGTGAGTTATCTTATTGAAAAGAGAGAAGATAAGGGACCAGTCGCTAGGGTAGTAGATATTATTAACAAAAGCGGTGGGAGAGTCCTAATTAATCAGATAGATGATACGAAAAAGAGAAGCACTCTCTCGTTACTATCTCTCTTAGAATCAAATGAAAGTAAGTCACATATAGATGAGTACGTTGATAGAACGTTGAGGGACGGTAAAGCGTTATACTACTACGATGAGGAGATGATGGGAAAGGTAATTAGCCAAGTCCTATTGGGGAGTTATTGTAACATAGGTTTTGGAGAGACTTACATGAGGTTATGCAATAGTGAATATAAGAAAATTGGAGAGATTTTATGGAAGAAAAAAGGGAGCATAAAATTGGATAAGAAAAGCTCTCTCAGACTTTTCATGAAGTTATTTCTCTCCAGTAATTTGGACGAGGTAATTAACGAGTTAAGCAGTAAGAAAAGTGAGTACGAGAAGGAGTTGGAGGGAAAAGATTATAATGTTGAGGTCACGATGGGCAAAGTTGGGAATGGTCTTATGGCTCAAATTCTAATCTCAGCTAGTGTTGATTCAGTTACTGTGAATCCTAAAGTTCAAATAAATTACTATAACCTCAAAGATGAGAAGTTGGCTAAATTAAATTCTCTTGTAATAGCCTATAATAGTTTGGTTAATTTTTATAAACTAACTTCTACTAGTAATGGTAAGGTAGACTCCAAGTAG
- a CDS encoding hydroxyacid-oxoacid transhydrogenase, with amino-acid sequence MSSNYIAYTPNNDPVFVIEVPRIKFGINAIEEVGIEAKRLGLKKVMLVVGKRLSQMKLTEKVIQKLEEASISVKVINEVRIEPEDEALIEAYRKIKDENVDGFVALGGGSTIDTAKVLDLLHTYPAELSDYINAPIGKGNIPPGPIKPLIAIPTTAGTGSESTSVAVLDVKSLKVKTGISNPYIRPTVAIVDPLTTVTLPPMITASTGLDVLNHAIESFTSRPYTSRQYPESPLKRAVYAGSTPISDIFAAKSIEWVNKYLRRAYANPNDIEARYYMMLGASIAGIGFGHAGVHLPHAMAYPIAGMVEKWYPSDYEFGYPIVPHGLATAIPAAYAFRYLAKFYPERFKEILKIVGIETSNDPKEISEAISEYYLHLLEDISVPTKLRDIGFSESHLDKLVEGTLAQRRLLEQSPKRLTREEIKKIFMEAL; translated from the coding sequence ATGTCCTCTAACTATATTGCATATACTCCTAACAACGATCCCGTATTTGTAATTGAAGTTCCAAGAATAAAATTTGGAATTAATGCTATAGAAGAAGTAGGAATCGAGGCAAAGCGCTTAGGTTTAAAAAAAGTAATGTTGGTTGTAGGAAAGAGACTTTCTCAAATGAAATTGACCGAGAAGGTTATACAAAAGTTAGAGGAAGCTTCTATTTCAGTAAAGGTAATTAACGAAGTTAGAATAGAGCCAGAAGATGAGGCCTTAATTGAGGCGTATAGAAAAATTAAAGATGAGAATGTAGACGGATTTGTAGCTTTGGGAGGAGGTTCAACTATAGATACTGCTAAAGTATTGGACTTGCTTCATACTTATCCTGCAGAGCTTTCAGATTACATAAACGCGCCAATAGGAAAGGGTAACATTCCCCCTGGCCCTATAAAGCCACTAATTGCCATACCAACAACTGCTGGTACTGGAAGTGAGAGTACTTCGGTTGCAGTTCTCGATGTTAAATCATTAAAAGTTAAGACTGGAATAAGTAATCCTTACATTAGGCCTACTGTTGCAATAGTTGATCCACTAACTACTGTAACTTTACCTCCGATGATTACGGCATCTACTGGTTTAGATGTTCTAAATCATGCTATAGAATCTTTTACTTCTAGACCTTACACCTCAAGGCAGTATCCAGAGTCACCATTAAAGAGAGCAGTATATGCTGGATCAACGCCAATTAGCGATATTTTTGCGGCTAAATCTATTGAATGGGTTAATAAATACTTAAGGAGAGCATATGCAAATCCTAACGATATAGAAGCTAGATATTATATGATGTTAGGTGCAAGCATAGCGGGGATAGGATTTGGCCATGCTGGAGTTCATTTACCACATGCTATGGCATATCCTATTGCCGGAATGGTTGAAAAGTGGTATCCTTCAGATTATGAGTTCGGCTATCCTATAGTTCCTCACGGTTTAGCTACTGCAATTCCTGCTGCATATGCATTTAGATATTTAGCTAAATTCTATCCAGAGAGATTTAAAGAAATATTGAAAATTGTAGGAATTGAAACAAGCAATGATCCTAAAGAGATATCAGAAGCCATATCAGAATACTATTTACACTTATTAGAAGACATATCTGTACCAACAAAGCTAAGGGATATAGGCTTCAGTGAGTCGCATTTAGATAAGCTTGTAGAAGGTACGTTAGCTCAGAGAAGGTTACTTGAACAATCTCCTAAAAGGTTGACTAGAGAAGAAATAAAGAAGATATTTATGGAAGCGTTGTAA
- a CDS encoding aldehyde dehydrogenase family protein, with protein sequence MSLEVIEIRSPSNLKVIGTVKRMSKDEVRGEIEEAYKGFEIISKMPLYKRTAILRKVSEILEREQERLARLLAMEAGKPIRDSRVEVLRASRLFRQAAEEAGMVLEGKNYRVDAYEYPPGNENRIVVSTREPIGVVTAILPFNFPINSFAHKVAPALAVGNSVVVKPSINTPLAAIEMKKILVEAGLPDSVVRVVTGYSSEIGDEIITHPLVGLITLTGSTQTGLKIASKAVSLGKRIIMELGGSDPIIVLEDANIDRASSIAVRARFEYAGQNCNAGKRIIVRQEVYDKFVKAFNEKARALKVGDPLDETTDVGPVINRESVENLNSVLEDAKSKGGKIEILNKGPEGGSYFPLAMVTNPSLDMLVLKTEVFGPIAPIVSVKSDEEAIQIANSTEYGLQSAIFTNDVNRALKLSRELKFGAVIINDSTRLRWDSLPFGGFKKTGIGREGVRETMLEMTENKLIAITLL encoded by the coding sequence ATGAGTCTAGAGGTTATTGAAATTCGTTCCCCCTCTAATCTTAAGGTAATTGGAACTGTGAAAAGAATGAGTAAAGATGAGGTTAGAGGAGAGATAGAGGAGGCATACAAGGGATTTGAAATAATATCAAAGATGCCCCTCTATAAAAGGACTGCTATACTGAGGAAAGTATCGGAAATTTTAGAAAGAGAGCAAGAGAGATTAGCCAGATTACTTGCAATGGAAGCCGGTAAGCCAATTAGGGATTCCAGAGTTGAAGTATTGAGAGCTTCCAGATTATTTAGACAGGCCGCTGAAGAGGCTGGGATGGTTTTAGAAGGTAAGAATTATAGAGTAGACGCTTATGAATACCCTCCTGGGAATGAGAATAGAATAGTTGTAAGTACAAGGGAACCAATAGGTGTTGTAACTGCAATTTTACCCTTCAACTTCCCCATAAACTCGTTTGCTCACAAGGTTGCTCCAGCATTGGCAGTCGGAAATTCAGTAGTGGTTAAGCCAAGTATAAATACACCTCTTGCTGCAATAGAAATGAAGAAAATATTAGTTGAGGCTGGATTACCTGATAGCGTAGTTAGAGTAGTCACTGGTTATAGTAGTGAGATCGGGGATGAGATAATTACACATCCATTAGTTGGTTTGATTACACTAACTGGTTCCACGCAAACTGGCCTTAAGATAGCCTCTAAAGCCGTTTCCTTAGGGAAGAGAATAATAATGGAACTAGGTGGTTCCGATCCCATAATCGTCCTAGAAGATGCAAATATAGATAGAGCTTCCTCAATAGCTGTTAGAGCTAGGTTTGAGTACGCTGGACAGAACTGTAATGCTGGTAAGAGAATTATAGTTAGGCAAGAGGTATACGATAAGTTCGTAAAAGCATTTAACGAGAAGGCTAGAGCGTTAAAAGTAGGTGATCCATTGGATGAGACTACTGACGTTGGGCCAGTGATTAATAGGGAAAGCGTTGAGAATTTGAATAGTGTATTAGAGGATGCTAAGAGTAAAGGAGGTAAGATTGAGATTCTTAATAAGGGTCCAGAGGGTGGAAGCTATTTCCCATTGGCTATGGTTACTAATCCTTCTTTAGATATGTTAGTGCTAAAGACTGAAGTGTTTGGGCCAATAGCACCAATTGTGAGTGTAAAGAGCGATGAGGAGGCAATTCAAATAGCTAATTCGACTGAATATGGTTTGCAGTCCGCAATCTTTACTAATGATGTAAATAGAGCTCTAAAGTTAAGTAGGGAGTTAAAGTTTGGTGCGGTTATCATAAATGATAGTACAAGATTGAGATGGGATTCATTACCCTTTGGCGGATTTAAGAAAACAGGTATCGGTAGAGAAGGAGTTAGAGAAACGATGCTTGAGATGACTGAAAACAAATTGATAGCAATTACGCTTCTCTGA
- a CDS encoding SDR family NAD(P)-dependent oxidoreductase: MSLKGMVSIVTGSAMGIGKEISLRLAEEGSNVVLFDIVEKVKDTLREVKDRGVDGLAIVGDVTKRVDVERATKDAIDTFGEIDILVNNAGIYPTKPFLEMTEDDWDKVLNVNLKGTFLFSRSVAKHMVQRKYGRIINISSNAAIVGFPGLAHYCASKAGVVGLTRAMALELAPYGITVNAIAPGPIETERTSTSSSQQADYQAFLRAIPVGRLGKPRDVANVVIFLASQESSFITGQLIVVDGGYTVH, from the coding sequence ATGAGTTTAAAGGGAATGGTTTCGATTGTAACTGGTTCTGCAATGGGTATAGGAAAGGAAATTTCACTAAGACTAGCTGAAGAGGGATCTAACGTAGTTTTATTTGACATTGTAGAAAAAGTTAAGGATACTCTCCGTGAGGTTAAGGACCGTGGAGTTGATGGGTTGGCAATAGTAGGTGATGTGACTAAAAGGGTAGATGTAGAAAGAGCAACAAAAGATGCAATAGATACTTTTGGAGAAATTGATATATTAGTAAATAACGCTGGAATTTATCCAACTAAGCCCTTCTTGGAAATGACTGAAGATGATTGGGATAAAGTATTAAATGTTAACCTTAAGGGCACATTTCTCTTTTCCAGAAGCGTAGCTAAACATATGGTTCAGAGAAAGTATGGGAGGATAATAAATATTTCAAGCAATGCAGCAATTGTGGGCTTCCCTGGTTTAGCCCACTATTGTGCTAGTAAAGCTGGCGTGGTAGGTTTAACTAGGGCAATGGCTTTAGAGCTCGCTCCTTATGGAATAACAGTAAATGCTATTGCTCCTGGGCCAATAGAAACTGAGAGAACGTCCACTAGTTCTTCACAACAAGCAGACTATCAAGCGTTTTTGAGGGCAATACCAGTTGGGAGGTTAGGTAAACCAAGAGATGTAGCCAACGTGGTAATTTTCTTAGCCTCCCAAGAATCTAGTTTCATAACCGGGCAATTGATAGTAGTTGATGGAGGATATACAGTACATTGA
- a CDS encoding DMT family transporter, whose protein sequence is MQKTTISFLRWIVPLSLFWGFAFPLTKIIAYSASPMIISAFRVGIAAVFFLILGRGLSVGKKQFINGLMNFAFFLILINLGIGLSPDPGLVAVMIYTQPIFVLIIERLLGNRITPKGIVGVLLGVIGVISSATLSFNIGLVFGLLAGILWAGGTIYYSRNLAKEDIAKLNAFMTLTSLPIVLAFTPIDYYFRFSLVTLSLLLLLAILAQILGFYFWFNGVRELGTVYASTGSLLVPVMAYITSFAVLGVVPTLPQIVGSVITLLGVYLTITSRS, encoded by the coding sequence ATGCAGAAAACCACAATCTCTTTCCTTAGATGGATAGTTCCATTATCATTATTCTGGGGTTTTGCCTTCCCCTTAACTAAGATAATTGCATACTCTGCATCGCCTATGATCATTAGTGCCTTTAGAGTTGGGATAGCAGCTGTTTTCTTTTTAATTCTAGGTAGGGGACTATCAGTAGGTAAAAAGCAATTCATAAACGGTTTAATGAATTTCGCATTCTTCTTAATCCTCATAAATCTGGGAATTGGATTATCTCCAGACCCGGGTTTAGTGGCAGTAATGATTTATACACAGCCGATATTCGTTCTGATAATTGAGAGATTGCTTGGGAATAGGATTACACCTAAAGGTATTGTCGGTGTGCTTTTAGGAGTTATAGGAGTGATATCCTCAGCAACTCTATCGTTTAACATTGGGCTAGTTTTCGGATTGTTGGCTGGGATATTGTGGGCTGGAGGTACTATTTATTATTCCAGAAATTTAGCTAAAGAAGATATTGCAAAACTTAACGCATTCATGACCTTAACCTCACTTCCCATAGTTCTAGCTTTTACTCCAATTGACTATTATTTCAGATTTAGTTTAGTTACACTATCCTTACTTTTACTGTTAGCGATCCTAGCCCAAATATTGGGATTCTACTTCTGGTTTAATGGAGTTAGGGAATTGGGAACTGTTTACGCCAGCACTGGATCCTTATTAGTGCCAGTGATGGCTTACATTACTAGTTTCGCAGTGTTGGGTGTGGTTCCTACGCTACCTCAAATAGTCGGTTCCGTTATAACACTACTTGGAGTCTACCTTACCATTACTAGTAGAAGTTAG
- a CDS encoding N-acyl homoserine lactonase family protein, translating into MVAKRVYLLDLGILGGDSGWFLPGAAGGAKTYSNRNATSQWLEIPVSAALIEHPEGYILFDTGISPDVMKTHEKGLVEAFPLLKFAEENRLEKQLALVNVKPEDIKAVVISHLHLDHIGQAIIFKDLRTPIIVQKRELEYALLMMWQGKGGAYDFADLGPLRGANWVPIADEKFEIADGVIAEFTGGHTPGHQILHVKTQAGNTYILTGDYLHLVKEMELEAKGWLLGDADEWHTYIRKLKYLVSKPKTKLVAGHDVNLWNNFPKAPKALE; encoded by the coding sequence ATGGTTGCAAAAAGAGTCTATCTTTTAGATTTAGGTATACTAGGCGGAGATTCTGGATGGTTTTTACCAGGAGCTGCTGGAGGAGCAAAAACATATAGCAATAGAAACGCAACAAGTCAATGGTTAGAAATTCCAGTCTCCGCAGCCTTAATTGAGCATCCAGAAGGTTACATTTTATTCGATACCGGAATTTCACCAGATGTAATGAAAACTCATGAGAAGGGTCTGGTAGAAGCCTTCCCGTTACTTAAATTCGCTGAGGAAAATAGGTTAGAAAAGCAGTTAGCTTTAGTAAATGTTAAACCAGAGGATATTAAGGCTGTAGTAATATCTCATCTCCATTTAGATCATATTGGTCAAGCTATTATATTCAAGGATTTAAGAACCCCTATTATCGTTCAAAAGAGGGAGCTAGAATACGCCTTATTAATGATGTGGCAAGGTAAGGGAGGTGCTTATGATTTCGCCGATCTTGGACCATTAAGAGGTGCTAATTGGGTTCCGATAGCTGATGAAAAATTTGAGATAGCTGATGGTGTTATTGCAGAATTTACTGGTGGTCACACACCTGGTCATCAAATACTTCATGTAAAGACACAAGCTGGAAATACTTACATCTTAACTGGAGATTATCTGCATTTAGTTAAGGAAATGGAATTAGAGGCTAAAGGGTGGTTATTGGGTGACGCAGATGAGTGGCACACTTACATCAGAAAACTAAAATATTTAGTTTCTAAACCTAAAACTAAGCTAGTAGCTGGACATGACGTAAACCTTTGGAATAACTTCCCTAAGGCTCCGAAGGCGCTCGAGTGA
- a CDS encoding radical SAM/SPASM domain-containing protein, translated as MIPISVLVTNSGTVSFHIKGEYNKDRPSKFSDVFRPVVTWNLTRKCNLKCLHCYINASPEGEDGLSTEDALRLIDEMAEMKIPLIIMSGGEPLMRRDFFELASYARSKGIKLALSTNGTLISQSVAKKLKELDFSYVGISLDSYDPEFHDKFRGLNGAFNMTVKGIENAINVGLNVGLRFTITAKNIHQVDEYVKLALKLGVKRITFYHLSASGRGKELREWMYTSEEYVSFINKLVDYAIKLSGKIEIETTLGQFDGIYIAKKLARNEEELEKYMKFVENSGGCGRKMISIYPNGDVYPCQFIDFYKLGNVREKPLKEIIKNIPDFFINTDKYLKGEYCGKCKYRSACKGGDRARAYYWNEDIYGDDPLCPLKTLHI; from the coding sequence ATGATTCCAATAAGCGTTCTAGTAACTAATTCTGGCACAGTATCATTTCACATTAAGGGTGAGTATAATAAGGATAGACCTAGTAAATTCAGTGACGTATTTAGACCAGTTGTAACATGGAATCTTACTCGGAAATGCAACTTGAAATGCCTTCATTGTTATATTAACGCATCGCCTGAGGGGGAAGATGGGTTATCTACAGAAGACGCATTAAGGCTAATAGATGAAATGGCTGAAATGAAGATTCCGTTAATCATAATGAGTGGAGGAGAGCCTTTAATGAGGAGGGACTTCTTCGAGTTAGCATCGTATGCTAGGAGTAAGGGAATAAAATTGGCCTTATCTACTAATGGCACATTGATAAGCCAGAGCGTTGCAAAGAAATTGAAGGAACTGGATTTCTCTTATGTAGGTATAAGTTTAGATAGTTACGATCCAGAATTTCACGATAAATTTAGAGGTCTAAATGGAGCCTTTAATATGACAGTAAAGGGAATTGAAAATGCAATAAACGTTGGATTAAATGTTGGACTCAGATTCACTATTACGGCTAAAAATATTCATCAAGTAGACGAGTACGTGAAATTGGCCTTGAAACTGGGAGTTAAGAGGATAACGTTTTATCATTTATCAGCTAGTGGTAGGGGTAAGGAATTAAGAGAGTGGATGTACACTTCTGAGGAATATGTTAGTTTCATAAACAAATTAGTTGACTATGCAATTAAGCTAAGTGGAAAGATTGAAATTGAAACTACTTTAGGACAATTTGATGGGATTTACATTGCTAAAAAGTTAGCTAGAAATGAGGAAGAGCTTGAAAAATATATGAAATTCGTTGAAAATAGTGGAGGATGTGGAAGGAAGATGATATCAATATATCCGAATGGTGACGTTTATCCTTGTCAATTCATTGACTTTTACAAGTTAGGTAACGTTAGGGAAAAACCACTTAAGGAGATAATTAAGAATATTCCAGACTTTTTCATAAATACGGACAAGTACTTGAAGGGAGAGTATTGTGGAAAATGTAAATATAGATCTGCATGTAAAGGAGGAGATAGAGCTAGAGCGTATTATTGGAATGAAGACATTTACGGGGATGATCCGTTATGCCCTTTGAAAACTCTCCACATCTAG
- a CDS encoding type 1 glutamine amidotransferase: MRILAVYNHPVETLGTLKKFLPHVEEIMAEELKGDEQFDALIIMGGPMGVYERDKYHFLNVEMELIKKAYRLDKRVLGVCLGSQLIAETLGGKVIKGGFGQEIGVQKVRLLGDLKDFMGTDELLVFQWHGDTFSLPDDAVLLSYSNKYFQAFRLKRTLGVQFHVEINSEMISKWVKLYGGNESIVDDVKKFESELENSASKLIKYWMQL, encoded by the coding sequence ATGAGGATACTGGCAGTTTACAATCATCCCGTGGAAACCCTAGGCACATTAAAGAAATTCTTACCTCATGTTGAGGAAATAATGGCTGAAGAACTTAAGGGAGATGAACAATTTGACGCGTTAATAATAATGGGAGGACCAATGGGCGTTTATGAAAGGGATAAATATCATTTTTTGAACGTAGAGATGGAGTTAATAAAAAAGGCGTATAGGCTAGATAAAAGAGTTTTAGGAGTTTGTTTAGGTTCACAGTTAATTGCGGAAACCTTAGGCGGTAAGGTAATTAAGGGTGGTTTTGGACAAGAAATTGGTGTTCAGAAAGTTAGGTTGTTGGGAGACTTAAAGGATTTTATGGGTACTGATGAGTTATTAGTATTTCAATGGCATGGTGATACATTCTCATTGCCAGATGATGCTGTATTACTAAGCTACAGTAACAAATATTTCCAAGCGTTTAGGCTAAAAAGAACTTTAGGCGTACAATTTCATGTTGAGATAAATTCGGAAATGATCAGCAAGTGGGTAAAGCTATATGGTGGGAATGAAAGTATAGTTGACGATGTGAAGAAATTTGAAAGTGAACTTGAAAATTCAGCGTCAAAATTGATAAAGTACTGGATGCAATTATAG